The following are encoded together in the Pseudomonas sediminis genome:
- a CDS encoding BON domain-containing protein: protein MPPFKPLMLAASTALLLGLTPLASQAAEGALASQLEAARQEGSIWTAFALNRHLNPFKLKIDVEDGVATLGGKVENDVQKELAEQVALSIEGIDSVNNRIEVGSDAVEGNPPGMVQRLEDASLAATVKSKLLWNSNTRGLDIQVKSETGNITLSGHAQTPAAKELAGQLAANTDGVREVFNHLSISTADSSSSEVQTTLDEARENISDSWITSKVKASFLYSRNLDAMNISVNTDDGLVSLRGSVLSSAEKRLAVEIARNIRGVRGVDADALRINS from the coding sequence ATGCCCCCGTTCAAACCCTTGATGCTGGCCGCCAGTACTGCTTTGCTGCTCGGCCTGACTCCATTGGCCAGCCAGGCCGCCGAGGGCGCGCTGGCTTCGCAGCTCGAGGCTGCGCGCCAGGAAGGCTCGATCTGGACTGCCTTCGCGCTCAACCGCCATCTCAACCCGTTCAAGCTCAAGATCGACGTGGAGGATGGCGTGGCCACCCTCGGTGGCAAGGTCGAGAACGACGTGCAGAAGGAGCTGGCCGAGCAGGTGGCGCTGAGCATAGAGGGCATCGACTCGGTGAACAATCGCATCGAAGTCGGCAGCGATGCCGTCGAGGGCAACCCGCCGGGGATGGTGCAGCGTCTCGAGGACGCCAGCCTCGCCGCCACGGTCAAGTCCAAGCTGCTGTGGAACAGCAACACCCGTGGCCTGGACATTCAGGTCAAGAGCGAGACCGGCAACATCACCCTGAGTGGTCACGCCCAGACGCCCGCGGCCAAGGAGTTGGCGGGGCAACTGGCAGCCAATACCGATGGTGTGCGCGAGGTGTTCAACCACCTCAGCATCAGCACTGCCGACAGCAGTAGCAGCGAAGTGCAAACCACCCTCGACGAAGCGCGCGAGAACATCAGCGACAGCTGGATCACCAGTAAGGTCAAGGCCAGCTTTCTCTACAGCCGTAACCTGGACGCCATGAACATTTCGGTGAACACCGACGACGGTCTCGTCAGCCTGCGCGGCAGTGTGCTGAGCAGCGCCGAGAAGCGCCTGGCGGTCGAGATCGCCCGCAACATTCGCGGCGTGCGTGGCGTCGATGCAGATGCCCTGCGTATCAACAGTTGA
- a CDS encoding chemotaxis protein CheB, whose product MSSQRINLRGQVRAPLQALLIGASAGGVEALLSLLEDLPPDYRLPVVCLLHQPDRNDSLLADLLARRLRLPVKEAEDKEYLRRGMVYVAPAGYHLSIETERSFSLSREEPRHFSRPSIDILFESAADAYGEDLAAALLTGANEDGAAGLLVVQQAGGLTLVQDPADALVPTMPNAALALLKPDFLLPINAMRLLLAELDTLPC is encoded by the coding sequence ATGAGCAGCCAGCGGATCAACCTCCGCGGCCAGGTTCGTGCGCCGCTGCAGGCGCTGCTGATCGGTGCTTCTGCCGGCGGCGTGGAAGCCTTGCTCAGCCTGCTCGAAGACCTGCCGCCGGACTACCGGCTGCCGGTGGTGTGCCTGCTGCATCAGCCGGATCGCAACGACAGCCTGCTGGCAGACCTGCTCGCCCGGCGCCTACGGCTACCGGTCAAGGAAGCCGAGGACAAGGAATACCTGCGCCGCGGCATGGTTTACGTGGCGCCCGCCGGCTACCACCTGTCCATCGAAACCGAGCGCAGCTTTTCCCTCAGTCGTGAGGAGCCGCGGCATTTCTCCCGGCCCTCGATCGACATCCTCTTCGAGTCTGCGGCCGATGCCTACGGCGAGGACCTGGCTGCTGCGCTGCTGACTGGCGCCAACGAGGATGGCGCTGCCGGCCTGCTGGTTGTTCAGCAGGCCGGTGGTCTGACACTGGTACAGGACCCGGCCGACGCGCTGGTGCCCACCATGCCGAATGCCGCGCTGGCGCTGCTCAAACCGGATTTTCTCCTGCCTATCAATGCCATGCGCCTGCTGCTGGCCGAACTGGATACCCTGCCATGCTGA
- the algB gene encoding sigma-54-dependent response regulator transcription factor AlgB produces the protein MAVAEQTSGRILLVDDEAAILRTFRYCLEDEGYDVAGASSAAQAEALLHRQVFDLCFLDLRLGEDNGLDLLAQMRIQAPWMRVVIVTAHSAVDTAVDAIQAGAADYLVKPCTPDQLRLAAAKQLEVRTLAARLEALEGEVRKVKDGLDSHSPAMMSILETARQVAATDANILILGESGTGKGELARAIHGWSRRAKRTCVTINCPSLTAELMESELFGHARGSFTGASESTQGRVSQADGGTLFLDEIGDFPLTLQPKLLRFIQDKEYERVGDPVTRRADVRIVAATNLDLDEMVREGRFREDLLYRLNVITLKLPPLRERHEDVMSLAERFLARFVSDYGRPACAFSPEAAAALQAYRWPGNIRELRNVIERASIICQSETVEIAHLGLGGSNEAPTSTVRVGAPMSLEELEKAHIAAVLASSSTLDMAAKTLGIDTSTLYRKRKQYNL, from the coding sequence ATGGCAGTTGCAGAGCAAACCAGCGGGCGCATTCTGCTGGTGGATGACGAAGCGGCAATCCTGCGTACCTTCCGCTACTGCCTTGAAGATGAAGGCTATGACGTCGCCGGGGCCAGCAGCGCGGCGCAAGCCGAAGCGCTGTTGCATCGACAGGTGTTTGACCTGTGCTTCCTCGACCTGCGCCTGGGCGAGGACAACGGTCTCGACCTGCTGGCGCAGATGCGCATCCAGGCGCCGTGGATGCGCGTGGTGATCGTCACTGCCCACTCGGCCGTGGACACAGCGGTCGACGCCATCCAGGCCGGCGCCGCCGATTATCTGGTCAAACCCTGCACTCCCGATCAACTGCGCCTGGCGGCCGCCAAGCAGCTGGAAGTGCGTACCCTGGCCGCGCGCCTGGAAGCGCTGGAGGGCGAGGTGCGCAAGGTCAAGGACGGGCTCGATTCACACAGCCCGGCGATGATGTCGATCCTGGAAACCGCGCGCCAGGTTGCGGCCACCGACGCCAATATCCTCATCCTCGGTGAGTCCGGCACCGGCAAGGGCGAGCTGGCCCGCGCCATTCACGGCTGGAGCCGCCGCGCCAAGCGCACCTGCGTGACCATCAACTGCCCGTCGCTGACTGCCGAGCTGATGGAGAGCGAATTGTTCGGCCATGCCCGTGGCTCCTTCACCGGCGCCAGCGAAAGCACCCAGGGCCGCGTCAGCCAGGCCGATGGCGGTACCCTGTTCCTCGACGAGATCGGCGACTTCCCGCTGACGCTGCAACCCAAGCTGCTGCGCTTCATCCAGGACAAGGAATACGAGCGCGTCGGCGACCCGGTCACGCGCCGCGCCGATGTACGCATCGTCGCCGCCACCAACCTGGATCTCGACGAAATGGTCCGTGAGGGGCGTTTCCGCGAAGACCTGCTCTACCGCCTCAACGTCATCACCCTCAAGCTGCCGCCACTGCGCGAACGCCACGAAGACGTGATGTCCCTGGCCGAACGCTTTCTCGCCCGTTTCGTCAGCGACTACGGCCGTCCGGCCTGCGCCTTCAGCCCCGAAGCGGCAGCGGCTCTGCAGGCCTATCGCTGGCCAGGCAATATCCGCGAACTGCGCAACGTCATCGAGCGTGCCAGCATCATCTGCCAGAGCGAGACCGTGGAGATTGCCCACCTCGGCCTCGGTGGCAGCAACGAAGCACCAACCAGCACCGTGCGGGTCGGCGCACCGATGAGCCTCGAGGAGCTGGAGAAGGCCCACATCGCTGCGGTATTGGCCAGCAGCAGCACCCTCGACATGGCGGCCAAGACACTGGGTATCGATACCTCGACCCTCTATCGCAAACGCAAGCAGTACAACCTCTAA
- a CDS encoding hybrid sensor histidine kinase/response regulator, producing MLRKIEAKVLIVDDLPENLLALRSLIQSEDRTVFQASSADEALSLLLENEFALAILDVKMPGMNGFELAELMRGTEKTKHIPIIFVSAVGRDMDYAFRGYESGAVDFLHKPLSPFEVRSKVAMFVDLYRHRKALSMQLEVVEAARREQEALLAELRETQAELQKAVEMRDVFMSIASHELRTPLNGLILDVQLRRLRLEQGRMDAFTADKLREMVARDERQIRSLSRLIDDMLDVSRIRTGKLSVRPEPGDLGVLAGSVVESLAAQYTNTGTPIDLHVEGPAPVMMDEFRIEQVLANLLTNALRYGGGKPVSVRVAAEGEQVRAEVRDQGLGISEEDQGRVFEQFERVSGTSVAQGLGLGLFISEQIVQAHGGRIELSSRLGEGSCFSVVLPRRS from the coding sequence ATGCTGAGGAAGATTGAAGCCAAGGTGCTGATCGTCGACGACCTACCGGAAAACCTGCTGGCACTGCGTTCGCTGATCCAGAGCGAGGATCGCACCGTGTTCCAGGCCAGCAGTGCCGATGAGGCCTTGTCGCTACTGCTCGAAAACGAATTCGCCCTGGCCATTCTCGACGTGAAGATGCCGGGCATGAACGGCTTCGAGTTGGCTGAGCTGATGCGTGGCACGGAGAAGACCAAGCACATTCCGATCATCTTCGTCAGCGCGGTCGGGCGCGACATGGACTATGCCTTTAGGGGTTACGAGAGCGGCGCGGTGGATTTCCTGCACAAGCCGTTGTCGCCGTTCGAGGTACGCAGCAAGGTGGCGATGTTCGTCGACCTGTACCGCCACCGTAAGGCGCTGAGCATGCAGCTGGAGGTGGTCGAGGCCGCGCGCCGCGAGCAGGAAGCGTTGCTTGCCGAGTTGCGTGAGACACAGGCCGAGCTGCAGAAGGCGGTGGAGATGCGCGACGTGTTCATGTCCATCGCCTCGCACGAGCTGCGTACGCCGCTCAACGGCCTGATTCTCGATGTGCAACTGCGCCGGCTGCGCCTGGAACAGGGGCGCATGGACGCCTTCACCGCCGACAAGCTACGGGAGATGGTCGCCCGCGACGAGCGGCAGATCCGCAGCCTGAGCCGCCTGATCGACGACATGCTGGATGTTTCGCGCATCCGTACCGGCAAGCTTTCCGTGCGCCCGGAACCGGGTGACCTCGGTGTGTTGGCCGGCAGCGTGGTAGAGAGCCTGGCTGCGCAGTACACCAATACCGGTACGCCTATCGACCTGCACGTGGAGGGGCCGGCCCCGGTGATGATGGACGAGTTCCGCATCGAGCAGGTTCTCGCCAACCTGCTGACCAACGCCTTGCGCTACGGTGGCGGCAAGCCGGTATCGGTACGGGTCGCGGCAGAGGGTGAGCAGGTTCGTGCCGAAGTACGCGATCAGGGCCTGGGTATCTCGGAAGAGGATCAGGGGCGCGTATTCGAGCAGTTCGAGCGGGTATCCGGTACCAGCGTCGCCCAAGGGCTTGGACTTGGCTTGTTCATCAGCGAGCAGATCGTCCAGGCCCACGGTGGCCGTATCGAGCTCAGCAGTCGCCTCGGCGAGGGCTCCTGCTTCAGTGTCGTGCTGCCGCGTCGTAGCTGA
- a CDS encoding ATP-binding protein yields MKLSMKLRTRLFLSISALITVALLGLLLGLFSVTQMSHSQSDLIQRGFDAVRIGQKLRQHLGDELMVLIDQQPDAQRLEAIRQSFRAAFDEGFQANLGQEYASALEQASALYDEMERMASEGTPAGQTPHNLANYKPFTDAFQHLRNHLLEQQDQVVAWVIAAERKAAERSRLIAGLLVLTGLAVLAIGVLTAHGIARRFGAPIDMLVRAADQIGQGKYDVVLPVSPVVELAVLSRRFGLMTEALREYHSSNLNQLLSSEGRLKAVLDSIDDGLVILDEQGRIEHANPVALRQLSWQADILGQPIGPLLPDHAVDEALRQVLAGELLHEPPADLQIERAGETRLLAWALTPVQVSEGGSVGAVMVLRDVTKQRAFERVRSEFILRASHELRTPITGMHMAFSLLRERLSLPPSGREQELMRTVDEEMHRLVQLIDDLLNFSRYQNGMQTLQRRPCDLAEMIRQTPQRFVEKTAEREVTLVCEVHEPLPRLSLDAAQLERLIDNLIDNALRYSNPGDEVRLQVRRQGEQVIVSVQDGGEGIPFEQQARIFEPFVQVGRRKGGVGLGLALAREIVQLHGGQIGVHSRPGEGANFYFSLPI; encoded by the coding sequence ATGAAGCTGTCGATGAAGCTTCGCACGCGCCTGTTTCTCAGCATTTCGGCGCTGATCACCGTGGCCCTGCTGGGCCTGCTGCTCGGCCTGTTCAGCGTCACGCAGATGTCACACAGCCAGAGCGACCTGATCCAGCGCGGCTTCGATGCCGTGCGAATCGGTCAGAAGCTGCGTCAGCACCTGGGCGACGAGCTGATGGTGCTGATCGACCAACAGCCCGACGCACAACGCCTGGAAGCCATCCGCCAGTCATTCCGCGCCGCCTTCGACGAGGGCTTTCAGGCCAACCTTGGCCAGGAGTACGCAAGTGCACTGGAACAGGCATCAGCGCTTTATGACGAGATGGAAAGAATGGCGAGCGAGGGCACCCCGGCAGGTCAGACGCCGCACAACCTGGCCAACTACAAACCTTTCACCGACGCCTTCCAGCACCTGCGCAACCATCTGCTGGAACAGCAGGACCAGGTCGTCGCCTGGGTGATCGCCGCTGAGCGCAAAGCCGCCGAACGTTCGCGATTGATCGCCGGGCTGCTGGTGCTGACGGGCCTGGCAGTGCTGGCGATCGGCGTGCTCACCGCCCATGGCATCGCCCGCCGTTTCGGCGCGCCCATCGACATGCTGGTGCGCGCCGCCGACCAGATCGGCCAGGGCAAATACGATGTGGTGCTGCCGGTCTCGCCCGTGGTGGAACTGGCAGTGCTGAGCCGTCGCTTCGGCCTGATGACCGAGGCACTGCGCGAGTACCACTCGAGCAACCTCAACCAGTTGCTCAGCAGCGAAGGCCGCCTGAAAGCCGTGCTCGACAGCATCGACGATGGCCTGGTCATCCTCGACGAGCAGGGCCGTATCGAGCACGCCAACCCCGTGGCGCTGCGCCAGCTGTCCTGGCAGGCCGATATCCTCGGTCAACCGATCGGGCCGCTGCTGCCGGACCACGCCGTCGACGAGGCGCTGCGCCAGGTGTTGGCAGGCGAGCTGCTGCACGAGCCGCCAGCCGACCTGCAGATCGAGCGCGCTGGTGAAACCCGCCTGCTGGCCTGGGCGCTGACACCGGTGCAGGTGAGCGAAGGTGGCAGCGTAGGGGCCGTGATGGTGCTACGCGACGTCACCAAGCAACGCGCCTTCGAACGTGTGCGCAGCGAATTCATCCTGCGTGCCTCGCACGAGCTGCGCACGCCGATCACCGGCATGCACATGGCCTTCAGCTTGCTACGCGAGCGCCTCTCGCTGCCGCCGAGTGGCCGTGAGCAGGAGCTGATGCGGACCGTCGACGAAGAAATGCATCGCCTGGTGCAGTTGATCGACGATCTGCTGAATTTCTCGCGCTACCAGAACGGCATGCAGACCCTGCAGCGCCGTCCCTGCGACCTGGCCGAGATGATCCGGCAGACGCCGCAGCGCTTTGTCGAGAAGACCGCCGAGCGTGAAGTGACACTGGTCTGCGAGGTTCACGAACCGCTGCCGCGCCTGAGCCTCGATGCTGCACAACTGGAGCGACTGATCGACAACCTGATCGACAATGCCCTGCGCTACAGCAACCCGGGTGATGAGGTGCGGCTACAGGTACGCCGCCAAGGCGAGCAGGTGATCGTCAGCGTACAGGATGGCGGCGAAGGCATCCCCTTCGAGCAGCAGGCTCGTATCTTCGAGCCCTTCGTTCAGGTTGGCAGACGCAAAGGTGGCGTTGGTCTGGGCTTGGCGCTGGCGCGTGAGATCGTGCAGTTGCACGGCGGCCAGATCGGCGTTCACTCCCGCCCGGGCGAAGGCGCCAACTTCTATTTCAGCCTACCGATCTGA
- a CDS encoding ABC transporter permease subunit → MNDLANESMNRSQNPLGIDFNTPALQRKRRLRALKDRMARWYVSIGGLAVLGAITLIFFYLAHVVLPMFQGAELESRKAQQPAWLAEAQAPLLLAVEEQNQVAMRLDTSGAVQFFELKSGEALQRLQLPLPQGVSVASVGQDQPGTRRVVLGLSNGQALIIQHSYKITYPDNVRAIAPQIEYPYGEAPIEVDPQGRPLEHIAVNLNSGTLMLAGSTGNELHLISLAREENLFTGEVSVSEERINLPQIGEPISQLILDPRQMWLYVFNGDSSADVFDLRKRSLNGRYELLKDASNRVTSATSLLGGISIMIGDAKGGIQQWFMVRDQDGKSTFQSIRSFQLGDSAITQILPEERRKGFMALDADGRLGIFHSTAHRTLLKEQVAEGSAIAALSPRASRVLVESDGKLQRFVVDNPHPEISWSSLWGKVWYESYPEPDYVWQSTSANTDFEAKLSLSPLAFGTLKAAFYAMLLAAPLAVAAAIYTAYFMAPRMRTKVKPVIELMEALPTVILGFFAGLFLAPFLENHLPGIFSLLLLTPVGILLFGFLWTKLPESIRHRVPEGWEAALLIPVVVAVGWFSIAISGHLENWLFDGNMRLWLSNDLGIPFDQRNALVVGLAMGFAVIPNIYSIAEDAVFSVPKSLTFGSLALGATPWQTLTRVVILTASPGIFSALMIGMGRAVGETMIVLMATGNTPIMDMNIFEGMRTLAANVAVEMPESEVGGTHYRVLFLAAMVLLLFTFVMNTLAELIRQRLRTKYSSL, encoded by the coding sequence ATGAATGACTTGGCAAACGAATCCATGAACCGTTCGCAGAACCCTCTAGGGATCGACTTCAACACGCCCGCCCTGCAACGCAAGCGCCGTCTGCGCGCGTTGAAGGACCGCATGGCGCGCTGGTACGTCTCCATCGGTGGTCTGGCGGTGCTCGGTGCCATCACCCTTATCTTCTTCTACCTCGCCCATGTCGTGCTGCCCATGTTCCAGGGCGCCGAGCTCGAGTCGCGCAAGGCTCAGCAACCGGCCTGGCTGGCCGAGGCTCAGGCACCATTGCTTCTCGCCGTGGAAGAGCAGAACCAGGTCGCCATGCGCCTGGATACTTCCGGCGCCGTGCAGTTCTTCGAGCTCAAGAGTGGCGAAGCCCTGCAGCGCCTGCAATTGCCGCTGCCGCAAGGCGTCAGTGTCGCCTCTGTCGGCCAGGATCAGCCGGGTACACGCCGCGTGGTACTGGGCCTGTCCAACGGCCAGGCGCTGATCATTCAGCACAGTTACAAGATCACCTATCCAGACAACGTACGTGCCATCGCGCCGCAGATCGAATACCCCTACGGTGAAGCACCGATCGAGGTCGATCCGCAGGGGCGTCCGCTCGAGCACATCGCCGTCAATCTCAACAGCGGCACGCTGATGCTGGCTGGCTCCACGGGCAACGAGCTGCACCTGATCAGCCTCGCTCGCGAGGAGAACCTGTTCACCGGCGAGGTGAGCGTCAGCGAGGAGCGCATCAACCTGCCGCAGATCGGCGAGCCGATCAGTCAGCTGATCCTCGACCCGCGGCAGATGTGGCTGTACGTGTTCAACGGCGATTCCAGTGCCGACGTTTTCGATCTGCGCAAGCGCAGCCTCAATGGTCGTTACGAGCTGCTCAAGGATGCGTCCAACCGTGTGACCAGCGCTACCAGCCTGCTCGGCGGCATCTCGATCATGATCGGTGACGCCAAGGGTGGTATCCAGCAGTGGTTCATGGTGCGCGATCAGGATGGCAAGTCCACCTTCCAGTCGATCCGCAGCTTCCAGCTGGGCGACAGCGCGATCACCCAGATTCTTCCTGAAGAGCGCCGCAAAGGCTTCATGGCCCTGGACGCCGACGGGCGCCTGGGCATCTTCCACAGCACCGCGCACCGTACCCTGCTCAAGGAGCAGGTCGCCGAAGGCAGCGCCATCGCCGCCCTGTCACCGCGAGCCAGTCGTGTGCTGGTCGAGTCGGACGGCAAGCTGCAGCGCTTCGTGGTGGATAACCCGCACCCGGAAATTTCCTGGAGCTCGCTGTGGGGCAAGGTCTGGTACGAAAGCTACCCGGAGCCTGACTACGTCTGGCAGTCGACTTCCGCCAACACTGATTTCGAAGCCAAGCTGAGCTTGTCGCCGCTGGCCTTCGGTACCCTCAAGGCGGCGTTTTACGCCATGCTGCTGGCCGCGCCGCTGGCCGTGGCTGCAGCGATCTATACCGCCTACTTCATGGCGCCGCGCATGCGCACCAAGGTCAAGCCGGTGATCGAGCTGATGGAAGCGTTGCCGACGGTGATCCTCGGTTTCTTCGCCGGCCTGTTCCTCGCGCCGTTTCTGGAGAACCACTTACCCGGCATCTTCAGCCTCTTGTTGCTGACGCCGGTGGGCATCCTGCTTTTCGGTTTCCTCTGGACCAAGCTGCCTGAGTCCATCCGCCACCGTGTTCCCGAAGGCTGGGAAGCGGCACTGCTGATTCCGGTGGTGGTCGCCGTGGGCTGGTTCTCCATCGCGATCAGTGGTCATCTGGAAAACTGGCTGTTCGACGGCAACATGCGCCTGTGGCTGTCCAACGACCTGGGCATCCCCTTCGACCAGCGCAACGCTCTGGTGGTGGGCCTGGCGATGGGCTTCGCGGTGATCCCGAACATCTACTCCATCGCCGAAGACGCCGTGTTCAGTGTGCCCAAGAGCCTGACTTTCGGCTCCCTGGCCCTCGGTGCGACGCCCTGGCAGACCCTGACCCGCGTGGTGATTCTCACCGCCAGCCCGGGCATCTTCTCGGCGCTGATGATCGGCATGGGCCGCGCGGTGGGCGAGACCATGATCGTACTGATGGCCACCGGCAACACGCCGATCATGGACATGAATATCTTCGAAGGCATGCGCACCCTGGCGGCCAACGTCGCGGTGGAAATGCCCGAGTCTGAGGTTGGCGGCACTCACTACCGTGTGTTGTTCCTGGCCGCCATGGTGCTGCTGTTGTTCACCTTCGTCATGAACACCCTGGCCGAGCTGATTCGTCAGCGTCTGCGCACCAAGTATTCGTCGCTCTAA
- a CDS encoding PA3371 family protein, translating into MSRSAVLLLIMTLSSLAALWLSPALHEGVALLLKGSSVVFGAGFLVALMAGRRIKFDPVLR; encoded by the coding sequence ATGTCCAGAAGTGCCGTACTGTTGTTGATCATGACCCTGTCGAGCCTGGCCGCGCTGTGGCTGAGCCCAGCTCTGCACGAGGGTGTCGCCCTGCTGCTCAAGGGTAGTAGCGTCGTCTTCGGTGCGGGCTTTCTGGTCGCGCTGATGGCCGGACGCCGCATCAAGTTCGACCCGGTGCTGCGCTGA
- a CDS encoding CheR family methyltransferase, with protein MPDEIELRLLIEAIYLRYSYDFRDYSKASLKRRVRQAQAQLDCPTISALQERILHEPQAFMQLLQYLTIPVSEMFRDPDYFLALREQVVPLLQTYPSLKVWVAGCSTGEEVYSLAILLHEEGLLERTMIYATDINPHSLEKAEQGIFALDNLRTYTQNYQLSGGKRAFSDYYSAAYDRVLFDKSLRANVTFADHSLATDSVFAETHLVSCRNVLIYFNRDLQDRALGLFHESLCHRGFLGLGSKESLDFSAYARHFEAVSRPERIFRKR; from the coding sequence ATGCCTGACGAAATCGAGCTGCGCCTGCTGATCGAGGCGATCTATCTGCGTTACAGCTACGACTTTCGCGATTATTCGAAAGCCTCGCTCAAGCGCCGTGTGCGTCAGGCGCAGGCGCAGCTCGATTGCCCGACCATTTCGGCGCTGCAGGAGCGCATCCTGCACGAGCCGCAGGCGTTCATGCAGCTGTTGCAGTACCTCACCATCCCGGTCAGCGAGATGTTCCGCGACCCCGACTACTTTCTGGCCCTGCGCGAGCAGGTGGTGCCGCTGCTGCAGACCTATCCGTCGTTGAAGGTCTGGGTGGCTGGCTGCAGCACGGGTGAGGAGGTGTACTCCCTGGCCATCCTGCTGCACGAGGAAGGCCTGTTGGAGCGCACCATGATCTATGCAACCGACATCAACCCGCACTCGCTGGAAAAGGCTGAACAGGGCATCTTCGCCCTCGACAACCTGCGCACCTACACCCAGAACTACCAGCTCTCCGGCGGCAAGCGGGCGTTTTCCGACTACTACTCGGCGGCCTATGACCGCGTGCTGTTCGACAAGTCGTTGCGCGCCAACGTGACCTTCGCCGACCACAGCCTGGCCACCGACAGCGTGTTCGCCGAAACCCACCTGGTGTCGTGCCGCAACGTGCTTATCTATTTCAACCGCGACCTGCAGGACCGTGCCCTCGGTCTGTTCCACGAATCCCTCTGTCATCGCGGCTTTCTCGGTCTGGGCAGCAAGGAAAGCCTGGATTTCTCCGCCTACGCTCGGCACTTCGAAGCCGTGTCGCGCCCCGAGCGGATTTTTCGCAAGCGATGA
- a CDS encoding PstS family phosphate ABC transporter substrate-binding protein, with translation MKLKRLMAALTFAAAGVSAVSAVAAVDPALPNYEKTSGVSGNLSSVGSDSLANLMTLWAEEFKKNYPNVNIQIQAAGSSTAPPALTEGTANMGPMSRPMKDSEIQAFEEKYGYKPTAVPVAIDALAVFVHKDNPIKSLSIEQVDAIFSSTRLCGNDKDIKTWGDLGLTGEWANKPLQLFGRNSVSGTYGYFKEEALCKGDFKSNVNEQPGSASVVQSISSTLNAIGYSGIGYRTSSVRAVPLSKKGGEAFEASEENALAGKFPLARFFYVYVNKAPNQPLSPLDAEFIKLVLSKQGQDVVMKDGYIPLPSKVAEKAMKELGL, from the coding sequence ATGAAACTGAAGCGTTTGATGGCGGCCCTGACTTTCGCCGCCGCTGGCGTAAGCGCCGTATCTGCTGTAGCCGCCGTCGACCCGGCTCTGCCGAACTACGAAAAGACTTCCGGTGTGTCGGGCAACCTGTCCAGCGTCGGTTCCGATTCGCTGGCCAACCTGATGACCCTGTGGGCAGAAGAGTTCAAGAAGAACTACCCCAACGTGAACATCCAGATCCAGGCCGCTGGTTCCTCCACTGCGCCACCCGCGCTGACCGAAGGCACCGCCAACATGGGCCCGATGAGCCGTCCGATGAAGGACAGCGAAATCCAGGCCTTCGAAGAGAAGTACGGCTACAAGCCGACCGCCGTTCCGGTAGCGATCGACGCCCTGGCCGTGTTCGTACACAAGGACAACCCGATCAAGTCGCTGTCCATCGAGCAGGTCGACGCGATCTTCTCCAGCACCCGTCTGTGCGGCAATGACAAGGACATCAAGACCTGGGGTGATCTCGGTCTGACCGGCGAGTGGGCAAACAAGCCGCTGCAGCTGTTCGGTCGTAACTCGGTATCCGGCACCTACGGTTACTTCAAGGAAGAAGCCCTGTGCAAAGGTGACTTCAAATCCAACGTCAACGAGCAGCCGGGTTCGGCTTCCGTGGTGCAGTCGATCTCCAGCACCCTGAACGCCATTGGCTACTCGGGTATTGGCTACCGTACCTCCAGCGTTCGCGCCGTACCGCTGTCCAAGAAGGGCGGTGAAGCCTTCGAAGCCTCGGAAGAAAACGCCCTGGCTGGCAAGTTCCCGCTGGCCCGCTTCTTCTACGTCTACGTGAACAAGGCTCCGAACCAGCCGCTGAGCCCGCTGGATGCCGAGTTCATCAAGCTGGTGCTGTCCAAGCAGGGCCAGGACGTCGTGATGAAAGACGGTTACATCCCGCTGCCGTCCAAGGTAGCCGAAAAAGCGATGAAGGAACTGGGCCTGTAA
- a CDS encoding ferritin-like domain-containing protein: MSSKTAQLNELIEITRDGKRFYEHAHDEVKDIRLQALFRDMVRAKTQVIDALSVKVAANQSEPASGGTMLGKLRQFYADTRATLAKDEDATYVAQLEEAEDRILHAFEDALESADNDVRVLLAVEMPKVRACHDRMRALKQNMQ, encoded by the coding sequence ATGAGCAGCAAGACCGCACAACTCAATGAACTGATCGAGATTACCCGCGACGGCAAGCGCTTCTACGAGCATGCCCACGATGAGGTCAAGGATATCCGCCTGCAGGCGCTGTTCCGTGACATGGTGCGTGCCAAGACTCAGGTGATCGATGCGCTGAGCGTCAAGGTCGCCGCCAACCAGAGCGAGCCGGCGTCCGGCGGCACCATGCTGGGCAAGCTGCGTCAGTTCTACGCCGACACCCGCGCGACCCTGGCCAAGGATGAAGATGCCACCTACGTTGCGCAGCTGGAGGAAGCAGAGGACCGTATCCTGCATGCCTTCGAAGATGCGCTGGAAAGCGCGGACAATGATGTCCGTGTCCTGTTGGCCGTGGAGATGCCCAAGGTGCGGGCTTGCCACGACCGTATGCGGGCGCTGAAGCAGAATATGCAGTAA